GGACTACGTCCTGCCGGTGGTGGTCCTCGCCGGGGCACCGATTGCCTACATCACCCGGATCACCCGATCCAGCGTCGCCCAGGTGCTGACCGAGGATTACGTCCGAACGGCCCGCAGCAAGGGGCTGCGCGCGCCGGTGGTGCTCCTCCGCCACGTCCTCCGAAACGCCGCGCTTCCGGTTGTGACGACGGTCGGGATCGCGTTCGGGAACGCGATCGTCGGGGCGTTCGTTGTGGAGGTCGTCTTCAACATCCCGGGGATCGCGCGGATCGCGGTGAACGCGATTCTCCAGCGGGACTACACCGTCATCCAGACCGTGATGCTGGTCTACACGGCGCTCTTCACCGCGATCAATCTCGCCGTGGACATCTCGTACGCGTACCTCAACCCGCGTGTGCGCTACTGATCTGCGGGTCCCGGCCGTGCGGTCCGCCACGAGACGCTCCCGCGGCTGGGGGACGCTGGCGCGGCGGGAGTGGCCGGCTGCGCTGGGAGGAGTGTTTCTCACGGCGCTGATCCTCCTCGCCGCCGGGGCGCCGTGGATCACCGCATACACCTACGATCGCCAGGATCTCGACCACTTATTTCAGGGGCCGTCCGCGGCGCACTGGTTCGGGACCGATCAGTTCGGGCGGGACGTATCGACGCGGATCGTCTATGGCGCTCGGATCACGCTGGCGGTGGGGTCCTCCGCCGTGCTCGCCGAGTCGCTCGTCGGGGTCGCCTGGGGGACCGTTGCGGGGTTCTACGGCGGAACGCTGGATAACGTGCTGATGCGGATCGTCGACCTACTCATCGCGTTCCCATCGATGCTCTTGGCGATCCTGGTCACGGGGATCTTCGGGCCGAGCCTCGTCAACATCGTCCTGGCGCTCGCGCTCACGGCCTGGCCGGGGACCGCGCGCATCATCCGGAGCGAGGTCGTGGCGCTGCGCGAACGAGAGTTCATCGAAGGCGCCCGGGCGCTCGGCGCGTCTGCGGTGCGGATCCTGATCCGGCACCTCGTCCCCAACGTGATGCACCTGGTCGTCGTGCGGGCGACGCTCGATGTCAGCGCCCTCATTTTGATCGAGGCCACGCTCAGCTTCATCGGGATCGGCGTACAGCCCCCGCGGCCGAGCTGGGGGTTGATGATCAGCGAGAGCTTCCAGTACCTGCAGAGCCATCCCCATCTCGTCATCGTCCCCGCCGCGGTGCTCTCGCTGACCGTGGTCTCATTCAACCTCGTGGGCGGATCGTTGACGGCGGCGTTCGATC
This region of bacterium genomic DNA includes:
- a CDS encoding ABC transporter permease yields the protein MRSATRRSRGWGTLARREWPAALGGVFLTALILLAAGAPWITAYTYDRQDLDHLFQGPSAAHWFGTDQFGRDVSTRIVYGARITLAVGSSAVLAESLVGVAWGTVAGFYGGTLDNVLMRIVDLLIAFPSMLLAILVTGIFGPSLVNIVLALALTAWPGTARIIRSEVVALREREFIEGARALGASAVRILIRHLVPNVMHLVVVRATLDVSALILIEATLSFIGIGVQPPRPSWGLMISESFQYLQSHPHLVIVPAAVLSLTVVSFNLVGGSLTAAFDPRKRSA